GCTTGGCAAAGCGATACCAGTGTTCAATGGCAAAGCGACGGAGGTAGTGCAACCACAGGGTTTCTAACGGAGGCATCTGCTCACCCAGCCAAACTAACCACAAAGGAGCCAAGCGTCGCGTGCTGCTCTGTGTCTCCAGCACCTCCACGCGCAACACTTCCATTGCCCGTTTGGGGGATTTGCGGAAATGGTATGCACTCCAACGACTGACCCGCACTCGTCCCCAGTTGGGATCATCGACTTCAACGGTTTCGACCGGGACACTCCAAGTGTCAGGGTCATTGAGTTTCATCTTATGTCCATGCTTGGCAGGTGCGCCTCGCCCTCGATACGCTGGGGGCGCGCCATAGACACATCGATTGGATGTAACCCGCAGCAGCAAGTCTGCCTCAATCCCTGCCGTTTGGTTGACAAAACTGGCATTGCCGTACCCTCGGTCGTAGATCGCCAACGGACGCACCGCTAACTGCCGAGTCACTTGTTTGAGTTGGAATGCCGCTTTACTGGCGGGTGTTTCAAAGCTGGTGATGCGCTCATGCCGCAATGGTAATGCCCAACTGCCCCTGTCTTCAGCAATCCAGGCTAAGGTACTGTAGTTTTGTCCGGCTATCGGGGCATGTCCTGTTCTGCCTGATAAGGTGCGGTCTTTCAAACGCCTGGCAGCAGGACGGTTCCACCGACTCGCATCACCTGCCAACAACGGTTGCTGCTGAGTCGGTATCTGCTGCACCAACAGCTTCAGCACCTTTGATCGGGGTAGGCGGCTATCGCGCAACGCTTCATAGGTGCTCGACCACTGGCGACGAAAGACAGGACTCTGCGATAGCCTCACAAACGACACGATGCACGCACTCACTAACACGGCATCCATCAGATCAAACAGGGCATCTCTGGCGTTTCCCAAGCTGGCATACAACGTTTGGCGAAATTGCTGAAGTTCGTTGAAAATCATGGGGTCAATGTTGGTTGTACTTCATTGACCTTACGGCAGTCGGTGCTTCTCATTGACTGCCTTCCTCTTCACCATTAGTCCAAACTAAAGACATGATGCTCAACGTGGATTTCATCCTGATCAATGAGCAGGTATTCCTGAAAGCTAGAGATAGTACGATAAGCCGCAAACTTATCACTCCGGTCATAGCTGCGGGTTGATTTGGACAACACCTCAGCAATAAAACAGGGGTTCATCACCGTGTCTTTTCGCCCAGCTTGCAACTCTAGCGGCTTTGGCAACACCATCACATCAGGATACGTGTAGAGACTTGCACCAGGAATCCAGAGCTGCTGATCAGCATAGAAGATCCGATAGTCTTTTCCTTTGAGGGCAGATTTAAGCAGAATATATAAGTTTCCTGCGATGTCATTGTGGTTTGGGGTGCCGCCCATCATCGGAACAATTTCTCCATCGCGATATTCGTTGCGGGTTTCCGACGCAACTTCAAGCTCCAAATATTCTTCAGCGGTATAGCGTTTTGTCTCAGTTTGAGCCATCATGACAGGCTTACCTCCAAGATTTGAAATGGTTAGTTACCAGAAGCATCTGATAGACAATGCCAAATGGTACGAGACGGTGCGCCAGATGGGCTGAAAATTGGGTGTTGGCTGCCCTAAGTGTAGGTATTGGCTGCCCCAAGTGTAACAGTGAGAGCGTGATCAAATGGAGCAAAGGGCGATCGCCCAGGTGCGGGTGCTTGCAGAAAAGGGCGATCGCCTTAATGGATGGCGATCGCCCGACACTCGTTTCCCAGAAATCACGGCTCACCTGGCCGATCTGCTGGGTCAAGGGCAATTTCGCAGATCGGCAGCAGCAGGGAAGAGACAGGCGGGAGATCGAGAATCGATGCGACCTCCCGCTTCTCTGGATCTACGCCAAGTCAAACAGCAGCACTTCCGCATCGCTGATGGCTTGCACCTCCAGCAGCGTTTCGTCGCTGATGGCCGCGCCGTCGCCCGCTTCCAGCGACACCCCGTTGAGGCTGATCTTGCCCTGCGCCACCTGCACCCAGGCATAGCGGCCAGGACGCAATTCGAGCGATCGCCCTTCACCGGCCTTCAGCACCGTGGCATACAGTTCCACATCCTGATTAATTTGCACCGCGCCATCGGCCCCCGTGCGGCTGGCAATACGTCGCCACTGCCCCTGCTTGGCCTCAGTGGGAAACACCTTCTCTTCGTAATTGGGCGTTAATCCTGCTTCCTCTGGCAAAATCCAGATTTGCAGAAAATGCACGCCCTCCGTTTGCGACGGGTTGAATTCGCTGTGGGCAATGCCCGTACCCGCCGTAATTTTTTGCACTTCGCCCGCGCCAATCGTGGCGGCGTTGCCCATGCTGTCTTTGTGCGCCAGCGACCCCGACAACACGTAGGAAATAATTTCCATGTCGCGGTGCGGATGCGTGCCAAAGCCGCGACCCGGCGCAACCCGGTCTTCATTGATCACGCGCAGGGCGCGAAAGCCCATGTGGTCAGGGTCATAGTAGTTGGCAAAGGAAAACGTATGGTAGCTATCCAGCCAGCCGTGGTTGGCGTGACCGCGCTCTTGAGACGGACGGACAGTAATCATGGAGAGTCTCCTTGAGTGAAAACTAGTGAAAACTTGAGTACAAAATGTGGATAAGCAGTCGAGTAAGAAAGACGAAATGGCGGGGTATCGGCGCGATAGGTTGGTAGCGCGGCTCTGCTCCAAAGCCCCATCACGCCAGCCCTCATCACTTCAACCCGGCGTGCGACCCATCGCAGAAGGGTTCATTACCCGTGCTTGCAGAGGCAGAACGCCACTTTCTGGGTTTCGGTGATTTCAAAGGCAAGGGGCGTAAAGTCCGTGCCCTGGTGGGAACCGTCGCAAAACGGCTGCCCCTGCGATCGCCCACAGCGACACCAGTAGTAGGTGCCCGGTTCTAGCTCCATTACCACGGGTTTCGTATCTGCAATTACGGGTTCGCTCATTGGTGTTCTCCCTATGTACGAGCTATGTACGAGCTATGTACGAGTTGACCTGTGTATGTTGACCTGACCCATGTACGGATCAACTGGCGTGCTAGTCGGCGCTCGTGTGTTCTCAAAGTGCTTGCGAAACGTTCGAGCAGACTTGAATCAAGGTGTTGAGCGGTTTAAACTCAAAGTCGTACTCGGAACTACTTTGAGTTTATAGTAGATACAATAGGTTTGGGAAGTATGCACTTTTTGGTAAGGTACTTCCCAAAAGGAAACTATGAGAGACTGAAGGTATGGCTATAGAAGGTATGGCCATAGAAAATATGGCTATAGAAAATATCCCTGCATTGGAACCTCGTTAGGCAATGTCACTCCAAAACGCCGATCCCAAAACCCTGCAACCTGCCCCTTCGCCCAGCGGACTGGAGCGCCCAAGCTGCGCGGTAGAAACCACCATCGCCATCATCGGCGGCCGTTGGAAGGTGCTGATCTTGCGGGAACTGCTGGGCGGCGTGAAGCGGTTTAATGAACTGCATCGATCGCTCACGGGCATTACCCAAAAGATGCTGACGCAGCAACTCCGCGAAATGGAAGACGACGGCATCGTGCATCGCGAGGTCTATCAGCAGGTGCCGCCCAAGGTGGAATATTCCCTTACGCCGCTGGGACAAAGCCTGGAGCCGATCCTGGCGATCATGCACGAATGGGGAGAGCGATATTTGGCAGAGCAGGGAGAGCGATAGAGTTGGGGATTTTGGATTTTGGATTGGGGAGTTTGGATTTGGAAGGCTACCGTTTGCCTACAAGAATTTGAGTGGCGGTGACGCGAAGCTCTGGAAAGGGAGGCGATTGAATCAAATCATTTCCTTGATATTCCGCCACGTCGTAGAGTTGCTCCAGCGCATCCGCCAACTATTTTGGGTCAAATTTGGGTCAAAAATCGCTGAACCCGGAGCCTCATTAGGGGCGATCGCACTGCTTGCTCAGACACCTACCCAACCCACCCAGCCCCATTGACGCTTCTCCCTCCTCCCTCTTCGTTCTTCCCTCTTCCCTCCTCCCTCTTCGTTCTTCCCTCTTCCCTCTTCGTTCTTCGTTCTTCCCTCTTCCCTCTTCCCCTATCCCTCTCCCCCCGCCTCGTCTTCCAAAATATCGCCCAGATAAAGCTGCACAAAAGCCCGCGCCGCGTCTGGGTTCAACTGCTTCAGCGCTTTGGTAATTTCAACAATCGTCTCGGAGCTAGGTTCTCGCTGGTCACGCACCCACTTAAACACCGCAGAGCGATCGATTTCCAGCATCACAGCAAGCCGATTTTGGCTGATGCGATAGGTTTCTAAAACTTCCTTGAGTGCTTGGTTTGCCCGTCCCATGCCCCAATCCTGTCAGAGGATGGGTGAGCCGTAAATGTTGTCTCTATAGACTACATCTGATAAATTTGATGTTGTCTCTGTAGACCACATTTGGCAAAAAATATGGCAAAAGAATGTTTCTCCAATAGCGCTGAGTCCCAGGTTCCCGCCGCGCCGCCGGAGAATCCTGAGCGGGAACCCGTGAAGATTATGGTGGTGGGTTCGCGCTGGGCGGTGCTGCTGATCATCCACACGCTGCATCGGCTGGGGTTCGCGCCAGCGGGCGAGTGGAGCAAGCTGCAAGTGGAACCCGCCACGCGCCAGTGGATGAGCGTGTTGACCAAGTGGCTACGGCGCTAGCCGAGTTTGGATTTTGGCTTGGCGAGTTTGGATTTTGGCTTGCGGAGCGAAACCCCATTCCTGCTGGGCTAGAAAAGCTGACTCACCAGACAGCGAAAACCGGGCAAGACCGGGCTGGTCAATTCATCCTGCGGATACAGCGTTGCCACCAGCTTCAGCACCGCATTCTCCCGGCGATACACTTCGACCCGTTGGGTCTGAACATTCACAATCCAGTATTCCAGCACCCCCCGCACTGAATACAACTTCAGCTTGGCTTCCCGGTCACGCTGTTCATTCGTCTTCCCCGGCGACAGCACCTCCACCACCAGTTCGGGAGCCGCCGTCAGATGCCCTGCCTCATCCAGCAATTGCGCCAGCCGCTCATGGCTCGCCCATACCACATCGGGAATCACCGCGTCCGATTCCGAAAACACAATCCCAGGGTTAATTGCGGCTTGCCCCAGCCCGCTCTGATCCGACCAGAGCTTTAGTACCGTCCCAATGTTGACACAAACCGCTTGATGTTTCCAATCGGGCGCTTGGGTCACAAACAACTCCCCATCAATGATTTCGTAGCGATTGGCCCGATCGCCCTCAAAGAGTGCCAGATCAGCCGTTGTCCAGCGGACGGAATGGGTGGTGGACTGCATAAAACCCTCGCTATGCGTGTTTTGATTCTACGGTATCCGCCCAAGTCCCTTGAGTCGGCCCAAGCAGCCGGGTCAGCCCGCGTTACGCTCAGCTTGCACCTGAGTCAGTAGCGCCTGGGTGAGGGGATGATCGGACAACTCGCCCGCCCGCCCCGCCTGCACTGCCGCGAGCAAAAACCCTACAAAATTTTGCCAAACCGTTTGCGATCTGGGATGCTCTTGCCCCAACTGGCTGACCAAAATCAACAGCGCCCTCAAATACAAGGGTTCTGCCTCGCTGTAGCGTCCCATTGATTCATACAACGCCGCCAAATTGTTCAAGCTGGTGGCGGTGGCGGGATGGTCTTTGCCCAACTGCGCTTCTCGGATGGCGAGCGATCGCCCATACAACGGTTCCGCCTCACTGTAGCGTCCCATTGATTCATACAACGCCGCCAAATTGTTCAAACTCGTCGCCGTGTCGGGATGGTCTGCGCCGAGCTGCGCTTCTCGGATTTCGAGCGATCGCCCATACAACGGTTCCGCCTCACTGTAGCGTCCCATTGCACGATACAACCCCGCCAAATTGTTCAAACTCGTCGCCGTGTCGGGATGGTCTGCGCCGAGCTGCGCTTCTCGGATTTCGAGCGATCGCCCATACAACGGTTCCGCCTCACTGTAGCGTCCCATTGCACGATACAACCCCGCCAAATTGTTCAAACTCGTCGCCGTGTCGGGATGGTCTGCGCCGAGCTGCGCTTCTCGGATTTCGAGCGATCGCCCATACAACGGTTCCGCCTCACTGTAGCGTCCCATTGATTCATACAACGCCGCCAAATTGTTCAAACTCGTCGCCGTGGAGGGATGGTCTGCGCCCAGGCGCTCTTCCACCTGTTTCTTACATCGCTCCGCCCAGCGAACGCCTTCAGAATACAAGCCCTGTCCGTAGTAGAACGCTGCCAACCCGTTGGCAGGGAAAAGCACCGCCTCATCGCTGACTGCCGCCATCTGGTGATGCACCACTTCCACCAGATGCGGTATTACTGGCGCAAAGCCCAAATAGGTTGCCTGTGAGTCCATCCAGGGAATCTGCTGAGCAACTTGCACCAGCACCGCGCAGTGGGCACGGGTCAGGTCGTCGGCATCGGTCGCCTGCTCTCGCTTTGCCGCAAAAAACTCGCGGATTAGGCTGTGCAGTTGATAGCTGCCGTCGCCCACGCGGTTCAGCAGGTTGCGGTTTATCAGCGTATCGCGGTCGTCTTCCAGGTCTTCAGCATCCGCTTCGGGCTGCCCGGCTTTCACCAGTGCCCAAGGAATCGGGGCCAGCGCAAACAGGCTCAGTCGTTCTCCCAGTTGCCGCTGTGTTTCCGTTAGGTCGTTCCAGCTTAGTTCAAAGGCGGCGGCCACGCTCTCGTGGGTGGCAGTCATCGCCTCTTGGCGAGACAGCGCTCGCGCCGCCAGCTTCTGCTGCTCCAGCCGCCGCAACAGTTCCGCCAGCGTTAGGTCTGGCTTGCTGGCCAAATATCGCCCCACCAGTTCCAGCCCCAGGGGCAAATAGCCCAGCCATTCACAGAGCAGTTTTGCGTCTGCGATCTGGCTGTCGATGCGGCTGGCTCCCGCCAAGTCGCGCAACACCTCCAGCGCCGCCGCTGCCGCCAACACCCCCAGCGGCACGGTGCAAAAGCTGGCTCCCAGGTTTTGGCGCGTCGTCACCAGCACCCGAAAGCGTGGGTCGGTGGGCAGGTAGGGTTTTGGCCTCGTAGTCCTCCACCCG
The Thermoleptolyngbya sichuanensis A183 DNA segment above includes these coding regions:
- a CDS encoding helix-turn-helix domain-containing protein yields the protein MGRANQALKEVLETYRISQNRLAVMLEIDRSAVFKWVRDQREPSSETIVEITKALKQLNPDAARAFVQLYLGDILEDEAGGEG
- a CDS encoding winged helix-turn-helix transcriptional regulator; this encodes MSLQNADPKTLQPAPSPSGLERPSCAVETTIAIIGGRWKVLILRELLGGVKRFNELHRSLTGITQKMLTQQLREMEDDGIVHREVYQQVPPKVEYSLTPLGQSLEPILAIMHEWGERYLAEQGER
- a CDS encoding tetratricopeptide repeat protein, translating into MPLGVLAAAAALEVLRDLAGASRIDSQIADAKLLCEWLGYLPLGLELVGRYLASKPDLTLAELLRRLEQQKLAARALSRQEAMTATHESVAAAFELSWNDLTETQRQLGERLSLFALAPIPWALVKAGQPEADAEDLEDDRDTLINRNLLNRVGDGSYQLHSLIREFFAAKREQATDADDLTRAHCAVLVQVAQQIPWMDSQATYLGFAPVIPHLVEVVHHQMAAVSDEAVLFPANGLAAFYYGQGLYSEGVRWAERCKKQVEERLGADHPSTATSLNNLAALYESMGRYSEAEPLYGRSLEIREAQLGADHPDTATSLNNLAGLYRAMGRYSEAEPLYGRSLEIREAQLGADHPDTATSLNNLAGLYRAMGRYSEAEPLYGRSLEIREAQLGADHPDTATSLNNLAALYESMGRYSEAEPLYGRSLAIREAQLGKDHPATATSLNNLAALYESMGRYSEAEPLYLRALLILVSQLGQEHPRSQTVWQNFVGFLLAAVQAGRAGELSDHPLTQALLTQVQAERNAG
- a CDS encoding NF041680 family putative transposase; the protein is MIFNELQQFRQTLYASLGNARDALFDLMDAVLVSACIVSFVRLSQSPVFRRQWSSTYEALRDSRLPRSKVLKLLVQQIPTQQQPLLAGDASRWNRPAARRLKDRTLSGRTGHAPIAGQNYSTLAWIAEDRGSWALPLRHERITSFETPASKAAFQLKQVTRQLAVRPLAIYDRGYGNASFVNQTAGIEADLLLRVTSNRCVYGAPPAYRGRGAPAKHGHKMKLNDPDTWSVPVETVEVDDPNWGRVRVSRWSAYHFRKSPKRAMEVLRVEVLETQSSTRRLAPLWLVWLGEQMPPLETLWLHYLRRFAIEHWYRFAKQRLYWTHPQFSSVSATEQWSSLMPLLSWQLWLARKDCTDHPLPWQAPQETLTPGRVAQAFAGILAAIGTPAPAPKPRGKSPGRGKGHKPTPRPCYPMVKKRASKRKTSEQSLNSPVATAA
- a CDS encoding Uma2 family endonuclease → MQSTTHSVRWTTADLALFEGDRANRYEIIDGELFVTQAPDWKHQAVCVNIGTVLKLWSDQSGLGQAAINPGIVFSESDAVIPDVVWASHERLAQLLDEAGHLTAAPELVVEVLSPGKTNEQRDREAKLKLYSVRGVLEYWIVNVQTQRVEVYRRENAVLKLVATLYPQDELTSPVLPGFRCLVSQLF
- a CDS encoding pirin family protein is translated as MITVRPSQERGHANHGWLDSYHTFSFANYYDPDHMGFRALRVINEDRVAPGRGFGTHPHRDMEIISYVLSGSLAHKDSMGNAATIGAGEVQKITAGTGIAHSEFNPSQTEGVHFLQIWILPEEAGLTPNYEEKVFPTEAKQGQWRRIASRTGADGAVQINQDVELYATVLKAGEGRSLELRPGRYAWVQVAQGKISLNGVSLEAGDGAAISDETLLEVQAISDAEVLLFDLA